In Vibrio celticus, one genomic interval encodes:
- a CDS encoding lipid A deacylase LpxR family protein produces the protein MKYLRCLPLILLSFSSLASERSTLTFALDNDGIFGVDQDYTNGLFLGYTSSSITPYNWAKPLSLSYWGASSLDKWEITIGHKMYTPSDIELETPSANDRPYAGYLHTEFNYISLNPQQAQRFNITFGTTGERALSEDAQKLVHSITKSDEPMGWEYQVDDEWAGSVGYLSHFNLMRNQALANTDYEISNVSEINVGNFRSDISTGFMFRWGTDLGGNFGAANITTENPFKPGMIGASNAGWFTYAGLEGRYRFNDLTIEGDRSGVDEYANKNNEDPAIYDVTLENIQATAVLGVAWYNQYVGASFALTAKTSDYEEAKESVYTTGGITMFAFF, from the coding sequence ATGAAATACCTGCGTTGTTTACCCCTGATTCTTCTCTCTTTCTCATCTTTAGCCTCTGAGCGTTCTACGCTGACTTTTGCTTTAGATAATGATGGTATTTTTGGTGTCGACCAAGACTATACCAACGGCTTATTTCTGGGTTACACATCATCAAGTATTACGCCATACAACTGGGCAAAACCACTGAGTCTTTCTTACTGGGGCGCAAGCTCTCTAGATAAGTGGGAAATCACCATTGGCCACAAGATGTATACGCCTTCTGACATTGAGTTAGAAACGCCATCGGCTAATGATCGCCCATACGCAGGTTACCTACACACTGAATTCAACTACATCAGCTTAAACCCACAGCAAGCCCAGCGTTTTAATATCACGTTTGGTACTACGGGCGAACGTGCACTTTCAGAAGACGCTCAGAAGCTGGTTCACTCGATCACTAAGTCGGATGAGCCGATGGGTTGGGAATACCAAGTCGATGATGAGTGGGCGGGAAGCGTTGGTTACCTAAGCCATTTCAACCTAATGCGTAATCAAGCTCTTGCGAATACTGACTACGAAATCTCTAACGTTTCAGAAATCAACGTGGGTAACTTTAGAAGTGATATCTCGACTGGCTTCATGTTCCGTTGGGGTACGGACTTAGGCGGTAACTTTGGTGCAGCTAACATCACCACAGAAAACCCATTCAAACCGGGCATGATCGGCGCATCAAACGCTGGTTGGTTTACCTATGCAGGCCTTGAAGGTCGCTACCGATTCAACGACCTGACTATCGAAGGCGATCGCTCAGGTGTTGATGAGTACGCTAATAAAAACAACGAAGACCCTGCTATATACGATGTGACTTTAGAGAACATTCAAGCGACTGCTGTGCTTGGTGTCGCTTGGTATAACCAATACGTTGGTGCCTCTTTCGCATTAACAGCAAAAACATCGGATTACGAAGAAGCAAAAGAGTCAGTGTACACCACTGGCGGTATCACAATGTTTGCTTTCTTCTAG